Sequence from the Castanea sativa cultivar Marrone di Chiusa Pesio chromosome 12, ASM4071231v1 genome:
cctttatagtaatatttgtaGTATCACCAGCTCACTCTACTCTGGTGAATGAGTCGTATTAAATAGtaagaattaataatatttttaaaataaaaaatgaattcaatattatttaaataaaaaaatggcatttaaaaattttcactttattaAGCCTCAATCTGTCTTGGGCCGGCCCTGGGCCTtgttggtcttttttttttaaaaaaaaaattccatttttatATTGGCCAtatacatttcaaaattttcatattcatGAAGGATCAAATTGAAAAGTGAATTAAACATTGAAAGTacataatcaaacaaaaaatggtcaaaatgaatattttgaaatataaagggccaaaatgaaaataacccCAATCTTTATTAAGGGCTAGAAATGTACTTTAATTATCTTATTACTACTCTCTCTCCCCCCAAGTTTCTCTTGCTGACTATTagtcttgttcttttttttcagttttgttgctaatatatatatatatatatatatatatatggtagcTAATgaagggggggaggggggtggcAATACAAAAAATGTGATCACCATTAGTTTATCACTTGAACTTGCTGACATAGtttttttaaagccaaaatGGACTGTTGCTTGTTATAGATTACGTGCATGCAGTtcctataattttaaaaataagcaCTATTGATCCCTTAGTTTAATTGCgttaattttatattgtttttggaTAATAGATCATTgaagtgttattttttttaataacatgattattgaatttttattaaaaataaattacataatgAAAAATCACTCACCCATTTGCACATTTATATAAAAGTTTCAAAGatgcttatttatttttgataaaccAGATATAGAAATTTAACTAATTATCAAAATGATGTATATCATACCACATTTACACTGCGCCTTAAAGCAAGTCAGGGTGCTCCTTTAACGAAATCTATTTTTTCTCAGTTTTGCATGCATATTTCTCTAAAAGTATCTGTTGGTGTTGAGTATCTCCCATCAGTGACGCAgttctctcacttttccattctTGTTTCCTACGTTATATCTTGGTCTTCCTCCTCTGTCTCTTATGCTTCTATaactataattattaattacatGCATCACTACGTACTGTACACAGTACACGTCACAGCCTTTGCAAACTCCGGTCTGTATTTTGATCCATTAAGCACAGTTTGTAGCAGTTTTTGCCAGTGGCATTTCCAATTGCTTGGTCTTTGTGGCTTGCGTTTACTACTctaatgactagtttggatgaaGGGGCcaggaaaaatgagaaatagagTAAAATTGGTCAGAAATCGACTCACATTTCAGCTAATATTAATACTTTCCAGTGGTTTTCTTGTTTCTGTCAACCTTGGGTGAGTGATTTACTTACTTGCattgtgtaaatttttaataaaaaacctCAATTGTTATGTCGttaataaatatcattttttaaaccaGTGGCTGGGTTAGAAATAATTTCTAGAGGGTGCCAAGTTAGTACATATCAATAGTTTTTAGTTCCACCTTATAAAACATGCTTTTAACGTGATTTATGGCTATAAAAACATGATTTACTATTTCTTTTAGGACTTAGGCTTTGCTTGttaagttgttattgttgttttataAGAAAACTTCATCAAGtgaattttatataattcaagACATGTATTTTCTTTCCCTAACTCATTGTGCAGTTAtcacttatattatattaatcacacttaatctttttttaatattttaaattatagtttttcttttaaataaattgaagaTTACACATTAAAGTATGATAACAGttttaataaacataaaatgtatataaattaattttagatgataaaatattttattaacaattttttatatttattataaaagtggtgtcaaaacttttctaatacGTATTGATATAGTTTACCGAGAGTAAATGAATTTCATTCTTGACCAAACCCAGCAGCTCATTTATAACCCTAGTCAAGGCGCAAGGGCTATATAAAGGTGTCCATGTGAAGTGATATGTTCCCATGTAACCCATTCCACTCAAAAACGTAGTTGCTTCTCCAAAGACCTTAGTCAATGGCTCTTAACTTACTTGCTTCACTCCCTGTCTGCAATTTCACTAGACTCCCACCTATCCCATCTAAAGGTCCTATCTCACTTGTAAAATCCAGAAGTGGCATCGTTGTCCAATGCATGCCAGCCAGCAAAATATCAAATAGTCCCACTACTTTGCGGCGATCAGCAAATTACCAACCTTCCAATTGGCACTATGACTTCATTCAGTCATTGAGAAATGAATATACGGTACGCTTGTGTTACTGTTTTCATTTGTTAATTTTACTAGTGATAGTAATTGTTAATAATGGAAACTGATTATACCCATTAATGATAAACTTGTGATGTAGGGAGAATCGTGCACTAGACAAAATAATATGTTGAAGGAACAAGTGAGGATGATGCTTCACAAAGTGGTGGATCCTTTAGAGCAACTCGAGCTGATAGATATTTTGCAGAGATTGGGAATATCTTATCACTTTGAGGGAGAAATAAAGAGAATATTAGAAGGAATTTACAACAATATTGACCATGGTAGTGATACTGATACATGGAAGACGAAGAATTTATACGCCACAGCTCTTAAATTTAGACTCCTAAGACAACATGGATATATTGTGTCTCAAGGTATTAAagcatattaaaaaatattgacaagCGGTGTTTACTGTTTATGCCTAAGATAAAAATGAAGTATAATTTCTTAGATTTTGTAACTTAAGttatccaattaaattcaactatgcATGTGGTCGTTTTGatcaataaattatatgattgaatttaatgtattcagaaaaaataacattattgattaatgcatctatatatatatatatatagttaaatttaattagaaaaccTATAAATATAATATCGAAAAACCAGTATGGAATTTTTAATGCCTAATCCTTCATTTATAGTTAACATTATTTTGTTGGTCTTCATAGAAGTTTTTAATAGTTTCATGGATGAGAGAGGAAATTTCAAAGCATGCCTTTGCGAGGATACGAAGGGTATGCTATCCTTGTATGAAGCCTCATTCCTTgctatagaaaatgaaaatatctTAGATGAAGCAAGAGAATTCTCAACAAAACATCTGAAAGTACACGTCAAGaagaataaagataaaaatcttTCTGCTTTAGTGAATCATTCCTTGGAGGTTCCACTACATTGGAGGATGCTTAGGTTGGAAGCAAGGTGGTTCATTGATATATATAGAAGAAGAGAAGACATGAACACTATCTTGCTTGAGCTTGCAGAATTGGATTTCAACATGGTACAAGCAACCCACCAAGAAGATCTAAAAGAATTGTCAAGGTACGTAAAAGCTAAGAAGCATGGGTACGTTTGGATACATGTAGAAAAGCTAGTATACGATATACTGGGGATATgtgaattaatatatatatatatatatatatatatatatttatatgttaagaatatattaatttaagagtaataatgAATATTAAAGTAAATCCCTAATCACTAAATCATATTATGATGTTCATAATGCAAATTAAGattcaaaaaagtaaataacgaTAACTAGATAAATGTTCAACAATGaagtcaatatataaaaaatataaataagaaataagtTAATAACCTTAGGTTTTAAGCTTTTGTTTAATTTACTAAACTTGAAAGATGCATTAATTGctataattaattataacaCTCATGTATTCTTCTTTTGTTCAAACAAAGGTGGTGGAAGAGCACAGGCCTtgcagaaaatttgaattttgtgaGGGATAGGCTATTGGAGTGTTTATTATGGACAATGGGAGTAATGTTTCAGCCACAATTTGGATATTTTAGGAGAACAATAGCAAAGTTCGGTGCACTAATAACGGCTATAGATGATATTTATGATGTATATGGCACTTTGGATGAACTGGAGTGCTTCACAAATGCTGTTGAGAGGTTTGTATCATCAATGAGGCTATGTCTCGAATGCTTTAAAGCTATCTCTAACATATAGACTTAGTGTTAACGGTACTCCGTATGATTCTAGATGGGATATCAACGCAATGGATGGGCTCCCAGAATATATGAAGATGTCTTTCTTTGCTCTACACAATTCAGTTAACGAATTGGCTTTTGATATCCTTAAGGAACAAGGATTCAACATCATTCGTTACCTTAAAAAAGTGGTATGGACTTAATTTCTAAATTCATCAATATTGATCCTTTAACATTTTTCTCTTAAACTCGTTGTGTGTTATACTAATTCAAATTCATTGTttcactataattttttttagtgggctGAGTTATGTAGAACTTATTTGTTGGAGGCAAAGTGGTACCACAACGGATATACTCCAAGTCTTCAAGAATACATTGAGAATGCATGGATATCAATATCAGGACCAAATTTAATGGTGCAGGCTTATTTTTGTGTCACAAATCCAATAACAAGTGAAGCCTTGGATTGCTTGGAAGAGTACCCTAACATGATCCGTTGGTCAGCATTGATTTTACGACTTGCAGATGATCTTGGAACATCTACGGTATATAAATGGATCTATTTTATAGTTCATAATATTAAACATTACAAATTTAAAGGCGTATgaaattttaagtaaataaataatgtgACAATATGTAGTATGTACACAATTagatataagaaataaaatatgagcCATGAAATGGATTCCCTATTAATTTCAATAGAATCCTTGTGCACAAACTGTACTAGCCTAGTTTCATTATGAATTCTTTCTAATACTTCACACTAACATGCTAACATATGTTTATATGTACATGGAAACTTAGGATGAGATAAAAAGAGGTGATGTCCCCAAATCGATCCAATGCTACATGAATGAAACTGGTGCTAGTGAAGAAGATGCTCGTGAGTACATAAGGTGTATGATTAGTGCAACATTGAAGAAGATGAATGAAGTTCGAGTTGCAAGTTCTCCCTTCTCTCAAACATATATAGATATTTCGTTCAATGTTGCAAGGATGGCTCAATTCATGTACCAACATGGAGATGGACATGGTGCTGGGAACCATGAAACTAAGGCTCATATTTTGTCATTACTTATTCAACCCATTCCATTAAATAAAAATCGATGTGATTAATTATTGATACGTAAGGATGTAGATTTGAAGGTCTAGTTTGACAATTGTAATAGTCGGAGTCGTAAGAAAAATAGTTGGTAAAGCCATTGGCTAACACCTGTCCTCTTTCTTTAATGCCCTATGTTATCCAAAACTGTTTAgttaatgttttctttttccctttttccttttcatttggGCGATATATTTGATAATAATGTATTGTTGTTTTCCATTGATGAGTGTGTTTTATGGGCTAAAAGTTAATTACGTATTCCTTACTGCACTAGTAATGCCTAGCtagttcttttaaaaaaaaaaaaatcatgatatcTATACAAGCTAGTTCGCTAttggtaggttttttttttttttttttttttttttggggatcgGAGAGCTGAAGTTACTTTCattaaaagatgaaaaagacAGTACTGTGGGAACTAAAGAAATTATGTATCACATTGGAGTTGTCTCACTCTCTATAAACCTTTCAAAGTCTTCACAAGTTCTCCATTTTGTGTTGAATTATTTGGCTAATATGTGGGCAGAGCAGCCTGGTTATCCTATATATCTGAGTACATGATTCACAAGTTCTCTATTTTGTGTTGAATTATTTGGCCAACATGTGGGCAGAGCAGCCTGGTTATCCTATATATCTGAGTACATGATTAAGAGCATCACCAACAGCTTGAAAAAGTACTCTGCTCAACGCGAAAACTACCGATTATCCTTATATATTGCGAATGACTAAAAACATTAGTATTGGGCTTGTAAAAGTcctaaaattgtattttaccATCTAGAAACACTAAAAGCAAGCATTACCCTAAATggtaattataaaaaaaatatgtcatTATACTACAGTAGCCTCTTACTTGGATTGTattcttaaatattattattttattgtgtttccaattttttactaataaaaagaagagagatagtttcatgttgtatattttattatgtagatatatattattttaatgtgttatatagaaaaatataagttaAAATGTTGGATTTGTCATAAAATAGTatggtataataaataaaataatttttgaaatgataaaatagaatttattgaaaatatggGATACAGATAATCTAACCCCACACCACACCTCACGTTCTAGTGAAAAAATAGCACCATTCACATGTGATCCACTGTAGTACTGTACATGAAAGCTAGTTGTTGAAACTCTTTCATACAGCGTGTACAATTTGTGTGCTTTCGTAAAATATCAACCGGATTATGCCATGTGCTTTAGTAAAATATGAACTGAGTGCACAATTTGATTCAATGTATCTATCTCCTAGTTCGCTATGCACCTACCTATTTAGTCTATTTCTATCCTTCCAAACAGAAATCTTTACTTGTGGACATAATTTTTGCCTTGAACGGTGGAGAAAAAAAGTTAAGTTTATATGAAAGAGATTGACAGTCACTTATATTCAATCAGAAGATTTGGAATCTTTAATcacatcacttttttttcctaacactttttttttttaattttctttatattagTAGAAGGTTGCATTAAATTTTGCAAAACTTCTATTGTGCCATGTATTTAGCGGCcacatcacttttttttccttacatttttttaatactacatataaagaaataataatatctataaaatatatataataacggAGGATTAGTAATCAATTTTAAATTCTTGGTTTTTCTTCCCCTCATAATTCATCCAACAATTCTTCACCATTTTTTAACTTGTCTTCTTCTCTATAATTCTTCACCTTATTGTTATTCTTTCTCCAAATTTTCATCTCCCTTTCcaaaatcttctttttcttcttcttttccctaTAAATTTCTTACTATTTCCTCTACACCTCTCTCTCATTCATTCCATGTTCTTCCTACAACATAAAGGTGATTACTCATTTACTCTTACTCAATGCCTCTCTCCCATAACA
This genomic interval carries:
- the LOC142620560 gene encoding myrcene synthase, chloroplastic-like; this encodes MALNLLASLPVCNFTRLPPIPSKGPISLVKSRSGIVVQCMPASKISNSPTTLRRSANYQPSNWHYDFIQSLRNEYTGESCTRQNNMLKEQVRMMLHKVVDPLEQLELIDILQRLGISYHFEGEIKRILEGIYNNIDHGSDTDTWKTKNLYATALKFRLLRQHGYIVSQEVFNSFMDERGNFKACLCEDTKGMLSLYEASFLAIENENILDEAREFSTKHLKVHVKKNKDKNLSALVNHSLEVPLHWRMLRLEARWFIDIYRRREDMNTILLELAELDFNMVQATHQEDLKELSRWWKSTGLAENLNFVRDRLLECLLWTMGVMFQPQFGYFRRTIAKFGALITAIDDIYDVYGTLDELECFTNAVERWDINAMDGLPEYMKMSFFALHNSVNELAFDILKEQGFNIIRYLKKVWAELCRTYLLEAKWYHNGYTPSLQEYIENAWISISGPNLMVQAYFCVTNPITSEALDCLEEYPNMIRWSALILRLADDLGTSTDEIKRGDVPKSIQCYMNETGASEEDAREYIRCMISATLKKMNEVRVASSPFSQTYIDISFNVARMAQFMYQHGDGHGAGNHETKAHILSLLIQPIPLNKNRCD